A single Aggregatilinea lenta DNA region contains:
- the pdxR gene encoding MocR-like pyridoxine biosynthesis transcription factor PdxR, whose translation MINTTFAAIPIDKDSVEPIYQQLARHFRLQIESGRLLPGDRLPPTRDLAHALGIARISVVNAYTQLQSDGLIAAHAGRGTFVTGGRRTSGRSVPPWPLPGSVNISMREMTRLARQPDVIAFSEGTPPEEFLPVEALRQALNTVFDRDGAAAVTYEDTEGYVPLRRQVSEHVTSMGIQCHPDDVLITGGAQQALDLVVQTVLGEGDVLLTSNPTYLGILDIAHVRRVIPIGVPMDHQGLRPEALEAAIVEHRPGLIYVTPTYHNPTGAVMPLHRRRQLLALAAQYNIPVLEDGVYQELSYHGTPPPPLKVLDEHGLVLYASGYSKILLPGTRTGYLIVGGALRDRIVRVKQAADVCAPGLNQRAMYTYLASGALTGHLNRVRTELRLRCDAAIAAAKRYLPPGSHWEAPSGGLYLWVRLPDDGPTAAELYVTAIQHGVAYAIGTLFYTDGDGHRYIRLNFSTYPPAKIEEGFRRLGAAWEAWQETYQPSLRRMPVL comes from the coding sequence ATGATCAACACGACGTTTGCTGCCATCCCCATCGACAAAGATTCGGTCGAGCCGATCTACCAGCAGCTTGCACGCCATTTCCGGCTGCAAATCGAAAGTGGCCGCCTGCTGCCCGGTGACCGCCTGCCCCCTACGCGTGATCTGGCGCACGCACTGGGCATCGCGCGAATCAGCGTGGTCAACGCCTACACGCAGCTGCAAAGCGACGGGCTGATCGCGGCGCACGCCGGGCGCGGTACGTTCGTCACCGGCGGACGCCGGACGTCGGGCCGCAGCGTGCCGCCCTGGCCGCTGCCGGGATCGGTCAACATCAGCATGCGCGAAATGACGCGGCTCGCCCGCCAGCCGGATGTGATCGCGTTCAGCGAGGGCACACCGCCGGAAGAATTTCTGCCGGTCGAGGCGCTGCGGCAGGCGCTCAACACCGTGTTCGACCGGGATGGCGCGGCAGCCGTAACGTATGAGGACACCGAAGGCTATGTTCCGCTGCGGCGGCAGGTCTCGGAGCATGTTACGTCGATGGGCATCCAGTGCCACCCGGACGACGTGCTGATCACGGGCGGGGCGCAGCAGGCGCTCGACCTCGTGGTGCAGACAGTGCTGGGCGAAGGCGACGTGCTGCTGACCAGCAACCCGACCTACCTGGGCATCCTCGACATCGCGCATGTGCGGCGCGTGATTCCGATTGGTGTGCCGATGGATCACCAGGGTCTGCGCCCGGAGGCGCTGGAAGCGGCCATCGTGGAGCACCGCCCCGGCCTGATCTACGTCACGCCCACCTACCACAACCCGACCGGGGCCGTCATGCCGCTGCATCGCCGCCGCCAACTGTTGGCGCTGGCCGCACAGTACAACATCCCCGTGCTGGAAGACGGCGTCTACCAGGAATTGAGCTATCACGGCACGCCGCCGCCGCCGCTGAAGGTGCTCGACGAGCACGGGCTGGTGCTTTACGCCAGCGGCTACTCGAAGATTCTGCTGCCCGGCACGCGCACCGGCTACCTGATCGTGGGCGGCGCGCTGCGCGACCGGATCGTGCGCGTCAAGCAGGCGGCGGACGTCTGCGCGCCGGGGCTGAACCAGCGCGCGATGTATACCTACCTCGCCAGCGGCGCGCTGACGGGCCACCTGAACCGCGTGCGGACCGAGCTACGCCTGCGCTGCGACGCGGCCATCGCCGCCGCCAAGCGCTATTTGCCGCCCGGATCGCACTGGGAAGCGCCGTCGGGCGGGCTATACTTGTGGGTCCGGCTGCCCGATGATGGGCCAACCGCCGCCGAGCTGTACGTCACAGCGATCCAGCACGGCGTAGCGTACGCCATCGGCACGCTGTTTTATACGGACGGAGACGGTCACCGCTATATCCGGCTGAACTTCTCAACCTACCCGCCCGCGAAGATCGAAGAGGGATTCCGGCGGTTGGGCGCGGCGTGGGAAGCGTGGCAAGAAACCTACCAGCCGTCACTGCGCCGGATGCCCGTGCTATAA
- the asnB gene encoding asparagine synthase (glutamine-hydrolyzing) has translation MCGIVGILDQTHTGRADPALVRAMTQTIAHRGPDGDGFFHWPESDPTVALGMRRLSIIDLDTGDQPIFNEDGSIAIVFNGEIYNYLELRADLEARGHVFRTQTDTETIVHLYEEHGLDLFGHLRGMYGFALWDRNAGRLVLAVDHIGIKPLYLAERDGLLLFASEVKALFADPSLPRRLNLDVLDTYLTFGYMIGTETMYAGIRRLPPGHALIAENGATRLIRHWTTDYPPEDERPTDEAAIIEEARTRLAESVRLHLRSDVPLGLFLSGGIDSAALLALMAQMEPGRIKTFSVGYDVGRGAANPDDETLHARRIAAHFGTDHHERIITADDWWRFLLAYAYYHDEPNANPSIVSLQALAEVTAQHVKVVLNGTGGDELFCGYPSHRRFPWVIRNSARLDRVVPNGLRTRLIGAPWRSLEALYPTLRRVRIIGALPAYLPTWHALFLPLSDGLRRLASFEGLVFSEPMRQRLYGPDLRAAWAAAQHKERTYADILARAWADDPGDTAQALALHTWLPGNGLLAVDKVTMAHSLEARVPFFDPQLMDFAMRVPSAIRLRSNKYVLREAMRDDLPDFARQRPKQPFGTPILRWFDTDLSERIQSVLLDEHSLSRGLFEQAALERLLRQHFGGQTEQVEVVFRLLLLELWQRATLDAPPHIPEPSSEAVRIVEPL, from the coding sequence ATGTGCGGCATTGTGGGCATTCTCGACCAAACACACACGGGCCGCGCGGATCCCGCGCTGGTGCGCGCCATGACGCAGACCATCGCGCATCGCGGGCCGGACGGCGACGGCTTCTTCCACTGGCCGGAGTCCGATCCGACCGTCGCGCTGGGGATGCGCCGCCTGAGCATCATCGACCTGGATACCGGCGACCAGCCGATCTTCAACGAAGACGGCTCGATTGCGATCGTGTTCAACGGCGAGATTTACAACTACCTTGAGCTGCGCGCCGACCTCGAAGCGCGCGGCCACGTCTTCCGCACCCAGACCGACACCGAGACGATCGTGCACCTGTATGAAGAACACGGCCTGGACCTGTTCGGCCACCTGCGCGGTATGTACGGCTTTGCGCTGTGGGACCGGAACGCCGGGCGGCTGGTGCTGGCCGTCGATCACATCGGGATCAAGCCGCTGTATCTGGCCGAGCGCGACGGGCTGCTGCTGTTCGCGTCGGAAGTCAAGGCCCTGTTCGCCGATCCGAGCCTGCCGCGCCGCCTCAACCTGGACGTGCTGGATACCTACCTGACGTTCGGCTACATGATCGGTACGGAGACGATGTACGCGGGCATACGGCGGCTGCCGCCGGGCCACGCGCTGATCGCGGAAAACGGCGCGACGCGTTTGATCCGGCACTGGACGACGGACTACCCGCCGGAGGACGAGCGCCCCACCGACGAGGCGGCTATCATCGAGGAGGCGCGCACGCGTCTGGCCGAGTCGGTCCGGCTGCACCTGCGCAGCGACGTGCCGCTGGGCCTGTTTTTGAGCGGCGGCATCGACTCCGCGGCCCTGCTGGCGCTCATGGCGCAGATGGAACCGGGGCGCATCAAGACGTTTTCGGTGGGCTACGACGTGGGGCGCGGCGCCGCCAATCCTGACGACGAAACGCTGCACGCGCGGCGCATCGCGGCGCACTTCGGCACGGATCACCACGAGCGCATCATTACCGCCGACGACTGGTGGCGCTTCCTGCTGGCCTATGCGTATTATCACGACGAGCCGAACGCCAACCCGTCGATCGTGTCGCTGCAAGCGCTGGCCGAAGTCACCGCGCAGCACGTCAAAGTTGTGCTCAACGGCACCGGCGGCGACGAGCTGTTCTGCGGCTATCCGTCCCACCGCCGTTTTCCGTGGGTGATCCGGAATTCCGCGCGCCTGGACCGTGTGGTGCCCAACGGCCTGCGCACCCGGTTGATCGGCGCGCCGTGGCGCTCGCTGGAGGCGCTGTATCCGACGCTGCGCCGGGTGCGGATCATCGGCGCGCTGCCCGCCTACCTGCCCACGTGGCACGCGCTGTTTTTGCCGTTGAGTGACGGTTTGCGGCGGTTGGCGTCGTTCGAGGGGCTGGTGTTCTCGGAGCCGATGCGCCAGCGGTTGTATGGGCCTGATCTGCGCGCGGCGTGGGCGGCGGCACAGCACAAAGAGCGGACATATGCCGACATCCTGGCGCGCGCCTGGGCGGACGACCCCGGCGACACGGCTCAAGCGCTGGCGCTGCATACGTGGCTGCCGGGCAACGGCCTGCTGGCGGTGGACAAGGTGACGATGGCCCATTCGCTCGAAGCGCGCGTGCCGTTCTTCGACCCGCAGTTGATGGACTTCGCCATGCGCGTGCCGTCCGCGATCCGGCTGCGGAGCAATAAGTACGTGCTGCGCGAAGCGATGCGCGATGACCTGCCGGACTTCGCGCGGCAGCGGCCCAAACAGCCGTTTGGCACGCCGATCCTGCGCTGGTTCGATACCGACCTGAGCGAACGGATCCAGTCCGTGCTGCTGGACGAGCACAGCCTGAGCCGCGGGTTGTTCGAGCAGGCCGCGCTAGAGCGCCTGCTGCGGCAGCATTTCGGCGGGCAGACCGAGCAGGTCGAGGTGGTGTTCCGGCTGCTGCTGCTGGAACTGTGGCAGAGGGCTACGCTCGATGCGCCGCCGCACATTCCGGAGCCGTCGAGCGAGGCCGTTCGCATTGTGGAGCCGCTATGA
- a CDS encoding class I SAM-dependent methyltransferase, with the protein MSDLYDSTRESWEDIWQDASVEFELQAIEQPRAYETLGVYTGYLDKEGIILEAGSGLGAVLFKLRTLGFNVIGLDYAENALHTVHDYDPTMRMQVGDVHALPYRDNSLHGYLSFGVLEHFQQGVLPALLEANRVLAPGGTLVLTIPYPNVVYKLVQLKRRLLKRGALTDEEFFESTYTQHQLVAALQEAGFEVALVRPTSHSYTLRGFGWPFKAKGYYRTTWLADKLGAVLRVVAPWPFNFTTMLVARKARHVGR; encoded by the coding sequence ATGAGCGATCTATACGACAGCACCCGCGAGTCGTGGGAAGATATCTGGCAGGATGCCAGCGTCGAGTTCGAGCTGCAAGCCATCGAGCAGCCGCGCGCCTATGAAACGCTCGGCGTGTACACCGGCTACCTCGACAAAGAAGGCATCATTCTGGAGGCGGGCAGCGGTCTGGGTGCGGTGCTGTTCAAGCTACGCACGCTGGGCTTCAACGTGATCGGGCTGGACTACGCCGAAAACGCGCTGCACACCGTGCACGACTACGATCCGACCATGCGCATGCAGGTCGGGGACGTGCACGCGCTGCCCTACCGCGACAACTCGCTGCACGGCTACCTGTCGTTCGGCGTGCTGGAACATTTCCAGCAGGGCGTGCTGCCCGCGCTGCTAGAAGCCAACCGCGTGCTGGCTCCCGGCGGCACGCTGGTGCTGACCATCCCCTATCCCAACGTGGTGTATAAGCTGGTCCAGCTCAAGCGGCGGCTGTTGAAGCGCGGCGCGCTCACCGACGAGGAATTTTTCGAGAGCACCTATACCCAGCACCAGCTCGTTGCGGCGCTGCAAGAGGCGGGCTTCGAGGTGGCGCTGGTCCGCCCGACCAGCCACAGCTACACGCTGCGCGGCTTCGGTTGGCCGTTCAAGGCGAAGGGCTATTACCGCACGACGTGGCTGGCCGATAAGCTCGGCGCGGTGCTGCGCGTGGTCGCGCCGTGGCCGTTCAACTTCACGACCATGCTCGTTGCGCGCAAAGCGCGCCACGTCGGGCGCTGA
- a CDS encoding glycosyltransferase family 4 protein — protein MNEPRRVLFITAYTGFGGGERIQLELLRALDPARYVPHLAVPREGQFAQAAREAGVTVHLLPFRAAMTPFVPWLWEGFPVVTRLAALLRDARIDAVISDYHALPYAVAAGRKAGVPVIWLLQGWWFPVFPWQRRFFRDDVPHIVAVSQVVRDRWLARARVLVPDRIRVLLPGVDTAYFHPGVDGSPIRERLGIGPGAPLVALLARFQRVKGHDIFLDMARLVAAQIPDVRFVVAGDNIFEVSKDEQYKRAILDRWQSDPVLHERVTYLGHLDDPRPVMAAADVVVCPSRFESLGMALVEAMAMARPIVSMNRGGPAETIVDGATGFLVPPEDPAGLAGCVIALLRDPAQRTRMGEAGRAHVVAQLSAERYAAQMADLLDAAIEQGGAL, from the coding sequence ATGAACGAGCCGCGCCGCGTGTTGTTCATCACGGCGTATACCGGCTTTGGCGGCGGGGAGCGCATCCAGTTGGAATTGTTGCGCGCGCTCGATCCGGCGCGCTACGTGCCGCATCTCGCCGTGCCGCGCGAAGGGCAGTTCGCCCAGGCCGCGCGCGAGGCCGGAGTAACCGTGCACCTGCTGCCCTTCCGTGCCGCGATGACGCCCTTCGTGCCGTGGTTATGGGAGGGCTTCCCGGTCGTGACCCGGCTGGCCGCGCTGCTGCGTGACGCTCGCATCGACGCCGTGATCAGCGACTACCACGCGCTGCCCTACGCCGTCGCCGCCGGGCGCAAAGCGGGCGTGCCGGTGATCTGGCTGCTGCAGGGCTGGTGGTTCCCGGTGTTCCCCTGGCAGCGGCGCTTCTTCCGCGACGATGTGCCGCACATCGTCGCCGTGTCGCAAGTGGTGCGCGACCGCTGGCTGGCGCGCGCGCGCGTCCTCGTGCCGGACCGCATCCGCGTGCTGCTGCCCGGCGTCGATACGGCCTATTTCCATCCCGGCGTGGACGGCAGCCCGATCCGCGAGCGACTCGGCATCGGGCCGGGCGCGCCGCTGGTCGCGCTGCTGGCGCGCTTCCAGCGGGTCAAGGGCCACGACATTTTTCTGGACATGGCGCGCCTCGTCGCGGCCCAGATTCCCGACGTGCGCTTCGTCGTCGCGGGCGACAACATCTTCGAGGTGAGCAAAGACGAGCAATACAAGCGTGCGATCCTGGACCGCTGGCAAAGCGATCCTGTGCTGCACGAGCGCGTGACCTATCTGGGCCACCTGGACGATCCGCGCCCGGTGATGGCGGCGGCAGACGTGGTGGTGTGCCCGTCGCGCTTCGAGTCGCTGGGCATGGCGCTGGTCGAGGCGATGGCGATGGCCCGCCCAATCGTCAGCATGAACCGGGGCGGCCCGGCGGAAACGATCGTGGACGGCGCAACGGGCTTCCTCGTGCCGCCGGAAGATCCCGCCGGGCTGGCGGGATGCGTGATCGCCCTGCTGCGCGACCCGGCCCAGCGAACGCGCATGGGTGAGGCGGGTCGCGCGCACGTCGTCGCGCAGCTCAGCGCCGAGCGTTACGCCGCGCAGATGGCCGATTTGCTGGACGCGGCGATCGAGCAGGGCGGGGCGCTATGA
- a CDS encoding glycosyltransferase, with the protein MDLLLISRCPPFPLHLGDRLIPYHIARELAARGHRIDLLAFYQQPEDLADVPRYRHLFNSVTLLREPHRSLLDYQRRSNPKARFPRRADQSWSPEMWDAIQHALQTRPYDAAHLFGGIHVYEYRELARQLPNVIVPYESYSLWLDRAIAQERRPVPRAVLRLRRIMARRFESWMFDGYDRVVVLTDDDAQALKALNSQTPTVVIPNGVDLDYFSPTGYEPKDSALLFTGNYDYAPNVDAALRLVRDIFPRVKRAVPRARVVIVGGNPPAALKALASEDVEITGRVPDMRPYFEYSQIFVSPLRMGAGIKNKVLEAMAMGKPVVATPLSCDGIPVVQRRHVMLGISNEDLVTAIVELVQTPALRRQIAANGRALIEQRFTWRRVAEQYEALYAQVIAERR; encoded by the coding sequence ATGGACCTCCTGCTGATCTCGCGCTGTCCTCCGTTCCCGCTGCACCTGGGCGACCGCCTGATCCCCTACCACATCGCGCGCGAGCTGGCGGCGCGGGGTCACCGGATCGACCTGCTGGCGTTTTACCAGCAGCCCGAAGACCTGGCCGACGTGCCGCGCTACCGCCACCTGTTCAATTCCGTGACGCTGCTGCGCGAGCCGCACCGCTCGCTGCTGGACTACCAGCGCCGCAGCAATCCGAAGGCGCGCTTCCCGCGCCGCGCCGATCAAAGCTGGTCGCCGGAGATGTGGGACGCCATCCAGCACGCGCTGCAAACCCGCCCTTACGACGCCGCGCACCTGTTCGGCGGGATTCATGTCTACGAATACCGCGAGCTGGCGCGCCAACTGCCCAACGTCATCGTACCTTACGAGTCGTACAGCCTGTGGCTCGACCGTGCGATCGCGCAGGAGCGGCGACCCGTGCCGCGCGCGGTGCTGCGGCTGCGGCGGATCATGGCGCGGCGCTTCGAAAGCTGGATGTTCGACGGCTACGACCGCGTGGTGGTGCTCACCGACGACGACGCCCAGGCGCTGAAGGCGCTCAATTCACAGACGCCGACGGTAGTGATCCCCAACGGGGTCGATCTCGACTATTTTTCGCCCACCGGCTACGAACCGAAGGACTCCGCGCTGCTGTTCACGGGTAACTACGACTACGCGCCTAACGTGGATGCGGCCCTGCGGCTGGTGCGCGACATCTTCCCGCGCGTGAAGCGGGCCGTGCCGCGCGCGCGGGTGGTCATCGTGGGCGGCAATCCGCCCGCCGCGCTGAAGGCGCTGGCCTCGGAGGACGTCGAGATCACGGGGCGCGTGCCCGACATGCGTCCCTATTTCGAGTACTCGCAGATCTTCGTCTCTCCGCTGCGCATGGGCGCGGGTATCAAGAACAAGGTGCTTGAAGCAATGGCGATGGGCAAGCCGGTCGTCGCGACGCCGCTGAGCTGCGACGGCATCCCGGTCGTGCAGCGCCGCCACGTCATGCTCGGCATCAGCAACGAGGATCTGGTGACCGCGATCGTGGAGCTGGTCCAGACGCCCGCGCTGCGCCGCCAGATCGCAGCCAACGGGCGCGCCCTGATCGAGCAGCGGTTCACATGGCGGCGTGTCGCGGAACAGTACGAGGCGCTCTACGCGCAGGTCATCGCCGAGCGAAGGTAA
- a CDS encoding TolB family protein produces the protein MKKLAVVGFLVLAALLAGPATIFAQAPSPRPLPADLLFVGRSAITHDNRYFDGVFVVDANTMRASKILEAPEGTIDGAFWSPDGQYIAVIHGRGSFEGICVYHPDGEEVRCWELNDLVPWRDFLFWEDSRVVVITSRESGYEFVELDVSTGDVSRSPFDVGEALSLVQLSPTGDYLAYQTVLTESDSSVILGDKLYIYNRDQMSKKLVTSTSTGQCFSWSPDGQKLAVRQYGDTSFAFFDLEGVKIGEIHPQFEGKDISGCPVAWSHDGTRLAFNSLYREDPRTLGLFVTDIDEQKTYLLVDSFYTSVSITWSPDDSCIVTDEVHGGGWGQIVVASMDGWEKWYHVESGRFLGPSWRPG, from the coding sequence ATGAAGAAACTCGCAGTTGTCGGATTTTTAGTGCTTGCGGCCCTGCTTGCAGGCCCGGCGACAATCTTTGCTCAAGCTCCATCACCTCGCCCCTTACCGGCAGATCTGTTATTTGTGGGGCGTTCAGCCATAACTCACGACAACAGATATTTTGATGGCGTGTTTGTTGTCGATGCAAACACTATGAGAGCAAGTAAAATCCTGGAGGCTCCCGAAGGAACGATTGATGGCGCGTTTTGGTCGCCTGATGGGCAATATATTGCCGTTATTCACGGTCGCGGCTCATTTGAGGGCATCTGCGTTTACCATCCTGATGGCGAGGAAGTACGGTGCTGGGAGTTGAATGACCTGGTGCCTTGGAGAGATTTTCTGTTCTGGGAAGATAGTCGGGTTGTAGTTATTACGAGCAGAGAATCCGGTTATGAGTTCGTGGAATTGGACGTTTCGACCGGTGATGTATCTCGATCTCCATTTGACGTTGGCGAAGCTTTATCGCTAGTGCAATTGTCGCCAACAGGCGACTATCTAGCATATCAGACGGTTCTAACAGAATCGGACTCGTCAGTTATATTGGGCGACAAGCTCTATATATACAATCGTGACCAAATGTCTAAAAAACTAGTCACTTCAACCAGCACTGGTCAGTGTTTTTCTTGGTCACCAGACGGCCAAAAACTGGCCGTACGCCAGTATGGTGATACATCATTCGCATTTTTTGATCTTGAGGGCGTCAAAATCGGTGAAATACACCCTCAGTTTGAGGGCAAAGACATTAGCGGGTGTCCGGTTGCCTGGTCTCACGATGGGACGCGCTTGGCCTTTAACAGTTTATACCGTGAGGATCCTCGGACTTTAGGGCTATTTGTGACTGACATCGATGAGCAGAAGACTTATCTGCTTGTAGACAGCTTTTATACATCCGTGTCGATCACATGGTCCCCCGATGATTCGTGTATTGTGACTGACGAGGTGCATGGTGGAGGATGGGGACAGATCGTTGTTGCCTCCATGGATGGGTGGGAGAAGTGGTACCATGTAGAGTCAGGCCGTTTTTTGGGGCCATCGTGGCGACCGGGATAA
- a CDS encoding CgeB family protein, protein MRILFVASLHHPDVLEEAKRNAPPGEDPLFPPSQGQYFWVKALRKLGHTCGVFWRSESAMPWAKQRQLHMTQRLTPGRAVSAVMARVPTLNPDYRLRNRHLLDEAAAFQPDVIVLPGDNTVILPETLAELKRQHNATLVYGCGTSPIVFSRPVERAAAPLIDLVIANDYYHAIQWRELGAKRVVALPMSAIDPAFHHPYELTDQEQAEYGCDVSFVGTLVPDNLYGERIAALEALADFDLGIWSVHEVPASLKRFYRGPALGEQMLRVTCGGKIALNPHGDFMRYGGNMRLFEACGVGAFQIVDDRPGVHEWFRVGEHLVTYRDPAHLHKLVAYYLSHENERAQIAAAGQAHVREQHTYDQRMARLVELINEIRASGSKR, encoded by the coding sequence TTGAGAATTTTGTTCGTCGCCTCGCTGCACCATCCCGACGTGCTCGAAGAGGCCAAGCGCAACGCCCCGCCCGGCGAAGATCCGCTCTTTCCGCCGTCGCAGGGGCAGTATTTTTGGGTGAAGGCCCTGCGCAAGCTCGGCCATACGTGCGGCGTCTTCTGGCGATCCGAGAGCGCGATGCCGTGGGCCAAACAGCGCCAGCTTCACATGACGCAGCGCCTCACGCCGGGGCGGGCGGTCAGCGCGGTGATGGCGCGCGTGCCGACGCTCAACCCCGACTACCGCCTGCGCAACCGGCATTTGCTGGACGAGGCCGCTGCCTTTCAGCCGGATGTGATCGTGCTGCCCGGCGACAACACGGTGATCCTGCCGGAGACGCTGGCCGAACTGAAGCGACAGCATAACGCGACGCTGGTCTACGGCTGCGGCACATCGCCCATCGTGTTTTCGCGCCCGGTCGAGCGCGCCGCCGCCCCGCTGATCGACCTCGTGATCGCCAACGACTACTACCACGCGATCCAATGGCGCGAGCTGGGAGCGAAGCGGGTCGTCGCGCTGCCGATGTCGGCCATCGACCCGGCGTTTCACCATCCCTACGAGCTGACCGACCAGGAGCAGGCGGAGTACGGCTGCGACGTGAGCTTCGTGGGCACGCTCGTGCCGGACAACCTCTACGGCGAGCGGATCGCCGCGCTCGAAGCGCTGGCCGACTTTGACCTGGGCATTTGGAGCGTGCACGAGGTTCCCGCCTCGCTGAAGCGTTTCTATCGCGGCCCCGCGCTGGGCGAGCAAATGCTGCGCGTGACGTGCGGCGGTAAAATCGCACTCAATCCACACGGCGACTTCATGCGCTACGGCGGCAACATGCGCCTGTTCGAGGCGTGCGGCGTGGGGGCGTTCCAGATCGTGGACGACCGTCCCGGCGTGCACGAGTGGTTCCGCGTGGGCGAGCACCTCGTCACGTACCGCGATCCCGCGCACCTGCACAAGCTGGTGGCCTATTACCTGAGCCATGAGAACGAGCGCGCGCAGATCGCGGCGGCGGGACAGGCGCACGTCCGCGAGCAGCACACGTACGACCAGCGCATGGCGCGACTGGTCGAGCTGATCAACGAGATTCGAGCATCAGGCAGCAAACGGTAG
- a CDS encoding glycosyltransferase family 2 protein — protein sequence MQLSTVICNYNTRDKLARLLDSLLAIPGDPEHEIIVVDNASPDGSAAMVRERFPSVTLIASPENRWFSGGNNLGLRAARGDFALILNPDTVIPPDALQTLLAYLDAHPQVGAVTCRMVFADGRVQMNGSRLADYTDFLLSYTLLGALVPRWRDRRRARMWYAGWDRGSTQPVEVAPGSFILARRALLDRIDYFDERLKLFFTDDDLCRKLLATGAAIHYVADVTILHDEHASLEQVPRLTRQIYFEDLLAYTRKYHGALAAGLLAILLVPTRLVMRIKERRV from the coding sequence ATGCAGCTTTCAACCGTCATCTGCAACTACAACACGCGCGATAAGCTCGCCCGGCTGCTGGACTCACTGCTAGCGATTCCCGGCGACCCGGAACACGAGATCATCGTCGTGGACAACGCCTCACCGGATGGCAGCGCGGCGATGGTCCGCGAGCGCTTCCCGTCCGTGACGCTGATCGCCTCGCCCGAAAACCGCTGGTTCAGCGGTGGTAACAACCTCGGGCTGCGCGCGGCACGCGGCGACTTCGCGCTGATCCTCAACCCCGATACAGTCATTCCGCCCGATGCGCTGCAAACGCTGCTGGCCTACCTGGACGCGCACCCGCAGGTCGGCGCGGTGACGTGCCGCATGGTCTTCGCGGACGGGCGCGTACAGATGAACGGCTCGCGACTGGCGGATTACACCGACTTTCTGCTGAGCTATACGCTGCTGGGGGCGCTGGTCCCGCGCTGGCGCGACCGGCGGCGCGCGCGCATGTGGTACGCGGGGTGGGATCGCGGCAGCACGCAGCCCGTGGAGGTCGCGCCCGGTTCGTTCATCCTGGCGCGGCGCGCGCTGCTGGACCGGATCGACTACTTCGACGAGCGGCTGAAGCTGTTCTTCACCGACGACGACCTGTGCCGTAAGCTGCTGGCGACCGGCGCGGCGATCCATTACGTCGCGGACGTGACGATTCTGCACGACGAGCACGCGAGTCTGGAGCAGGTGCCGCGCCTGACGCGCCAGATCTACTTCGAGGACCTGCTGGCCTACACGCGCAAGTATCACGGGGCGCTGGCGGCGGGGCTGCTGGCGATCCTGCTGGTCCCCACGCGGCTGGTCATGCGGATCAAGGAGCGGCGGGTATGA